A window from Corythoichthys intestinalis isolate RoL2023-P3 chromosome 10, ASM3026506v1, whole genome shotgun sequence encodes these proteins:
- the LOC130923506 gene encoding beta-1,4-galactosyltransferase 3-like, producing the protein MVCSRRLRRLRRMLALLAGLTVATFALHSTLLAAPPPLSGCRVESPLLVGPRPVHLPTSPPTLAEIGRRSTLVSPGGFYRPPHCQSRHRTAIVIPYRARLTHLRYLLDHLHPFLQRQQIYYKIYVVEQWGDGTFNKGILFNAGIVEVLRDDDWSCIILHDVDLLAEDDRNTYACDNYNPMHLAVAIDKFDYRLPYREYFGGVVAMTPEQYRKINGFSNQYWGWGREDDDLWKRVGLSGMKVVRPSVRFARYKMIKHERDPGNEENPHNFDILKRTKLDWRSDGLNSLSYKLLSKEQKALFTHLTIDVGEKPRT; encoded by the exons ATGGTGTGTTCCCGGCGCCTTCGGAGGCTCCGGCGCATGCTAGCCTTGCTGGCGGGCTTGACGGTGGCGACCTTTGCCCTCCACAGCACCCTCTTGGCGGCGCCCCCGCCACTGAGCGGTTGCCGCGTGGAGTCCCCGCTGCTGG TGGGACCCCGACCCGTGCATCTGCCCACGTCACCCCCGACGTTGGCGGAGATCGGAAGGAGGAGCACGTTGGTGTCGCCAGGCGGATTCTACCGTCCGCCGCATTGCCAATCTCGGCACCGCACGGCCATTGTGATACCGTACCGGGCCCGGCTGACGCACCTGCGCTATCTCCTGGACCACCTTCATCCTTTCCTGCAGAGGCAGCAGATCTACTACAAAATCTACGTGGTGGAACAG TGGGGTGACGGCACCTTCAACAAAGGCATTCTCTTCAACGCCGGCATCGTGGAAGTTCTCCGAGACGATGACTGGAGCTGCATTATCCTCCATGACGTGGACCTGCTGGCCGAGGACGACCGCAACACCTACGCCTGTGACAATTACAACCCAATGCACTTGGCGGTGGCCATTGATAAGTTTGATTACAG GCTGCCGTACCGTGAATATTTCGGCGGGGTTGTTGCAATGACTCCGGAGCAGTACAGGAAGATAAACGGTTTCTCCAACCAGTATTGGGGCTGGGGGAGAGAGGACGATGATTTGTGGAAAAG AGTGGGTCTGTCCGGCATGAAGGTGGTGCGCCCCTCAGTGAGATTCGCCCGTTACAAAATGATCAAGCACGAACGAGACCCAGGAAATGAAGAAAACCCGCACAA CTTTGACATCCTGAAACGGACCAAACTGGACTGGCGCTCGGACGGCCTCAACAGTCTGTCTTACAAACTCCTCTCCAAAGAACAGAAAGCTCTCTTCACTCATCTCACCATCGACGTCGGAGAAAAGCCTCGGACGTGA